One window of Pseudomonas sp. FP198 genomic DNA carries:
- a CDS encoding N-acetylmuramoyl-L-alanine amidase — MQINNTSHRSRKGYNSRVRFLVFHYTAGNFASSINALTGPSVSAHYLIPDFADPTYLKAGFKEPQIFNLVDERQRAWHAGVSSWGNRSNLNDTSLGVEIVNLATDNQGQFTFPPYAPQQIEAIEYLATDILKRYPEISPVNVVGHSDIAAGRKSDPGPMFPWHALYLKGIGAWFDDHAQKAFLQAYQTSGVPTREQLLGLFRRYGFDTSAATTNVGFQRLVRAFQLHFRPTKHDGVMDMETAANLAALVQKYFP; from the coding sequence ATGCAGATAAACAACACAAGCCATCGATCAAGGAAAGGCTACAACAGTCGCGTTCGCTTTCTTGTCTTCCATTACACCGCCGGCAACTTCGCCTCTTCGATAAACGCTTTGACCGGCCCGTCCGTGAGTGCTCATTACCTCATCCCGGATTTTGCCGATCCTACCTATTTGAAGGCGGGCTTCAAGGAGCCGCAGATCTTCAATCTGGTGGACGAGCGCCAGCGGGCCTGGCATGCCGGGGTGAGCAGTTGGGGTAATCGCAGCAACCTGAACGACACTTCGCTCGGCGTCGAAATCGTCAATCTGGCGACGGACAACCAAGGGCAATTTACCTTTCCGCCTTATGCGCCCCAGCAAATCGAGGCGATCGAATACCTGGCAACGGATATCCTCAAACGCTATCCGGAAATCAGTCCGGTAAACGTGGTGGGGCACTCGGATATCGCCGCCGGGCGCAAGAGTGATCCTGGCCCGATGTTTCCCTGGCATGCGTTGTATCTCAAGGGTATCGGCGCCTGGTTTGATGACCATGCCCAGAAGGCTTTCCTACAGGCCTATCAAACCAGCGGCGTGCCGACCCGCGAGCAATTGCTCGGTCTGTTCAGGAGGTATGGTTTCGATACGTCGGCCGCGACGACCAATGTTGGGTTCCAACGCCTGGTCCGCGCCTTCCAGTTGCATTTTCGCCCGACGAAACATGACGGTGTGATGGACATGGAGACCGCTGCGAATCTCGCGGCCCTGGTGCAGAAGTACTTCCCCTGA
- a CDS encoding SDR family oxidoreductase translates to MSESVRFEDKVVIVTGAGGGLGRAHALLFARHGARVLVNDLGGSAQGEGANASAADRVVAEIRAAGGVAEANHDSVTEGDKLVQNALDAFGRVDVVVNNAGILRDKTFHKMDDADWDLVYRVHVEGAYKVTRAAWPHLREQNYGRVIFTASTSGIYGNFGQSNYGMAKLGLYGLTRTLAIEGRKNNILVNAIAPTGGTRMTEGLIPPQVFEQLKPELVSPLVVYLASEACQETSGLFEVGGGWMGKVRWERSLGAGFDPRQGFSPEDVAAHWQQICDFENAVHPNDNLEALKEMMANLQRHAI, encoded by the coding sequence ATGAGTGAATCTGTGCGCTTCGAAGATAAAGTCGTGATCGTCACGGGAGCCGGCGGCGGCCTTGGCCGCGCTCATGCGCTGCTGTTTGCCCGGCACGGCGCGCGCGTGCTGGTGAACGATCTCGGCGGGTCGGCGCAGGGAGAGGGCGCCAACGCCTCGGCAGCGGATCGGGTGGTGGCAGAAATCCGTGCCGCCGGTGGTGTTGCCGAAGCCAATCATGACTCTGTCACCGAGGGCGACAAGCTTGTGCAAAACGCCCTCGACGCGTTCGGCAGGGTGGACGTGGTCGTCAATAATGCCGGTATCCTGCGCGACAAGACCTTCCATAAGATGGACGATGCCGATTGGGACCTGGTTTACCGTGTCCATGTCGAAGGTGCCTATAAAGTCACCCGCGCCGCCTGGCCGCACCTGCGCGAGCAGAACTACGGACGAGTGATCTTCACCGCCTCCACGTCTGGCATCTATGGCAACTTCGGGCAGTCCAACTACGGCATGGCCAAGCTTGGCCTGTACGGCCTCACTCGCACCCTGGCTATCGAAGGTCGCAAGAACAACATTCTCGTCAACGCCATCGCCCCCACCGGCGGCACCCGTATGACTGAAGGCCTGATCCCGCCGCAGGTATTCGAGCAGCTCAAGCCTGAACTCGTCAGCCCGCTGGTCGTGTACCTGGCCAGCGAAGCCTGCCAGGAAACTTCCGGATTGTTCGAAGTAGGCGGTGGCTGGATGGGCAAGGTGCGCTGGGAGCGCAGCCTCGGTGCCGGCTTCGATCCGCGCCAGGGATTTTCACCCGAGGACGTCGCCGCTCACTGGCAGCAGATTTGCGACTTCGAAAACGCAGTCCACCCGAACGACAACCTGGAAGCTTTGAAAGAAATGATGGCGAACCTGCAGCGTCACGCCATTTGA
- a CDS encoding alpha/beta fold hydrolase, whose protein sequence is MPMVQIPLRIWRQRGQTFMFRGHAIRYWVAGHGEPLLLIHGFPTASWDWHYLWQPLAQRYRVIACDMLGFGDSDKPVDHAYSLLDQADLQQALLTHLNVTQGVHVLAHDYGDSVAQELISRHSEARADVASCVFLNGGLFPETHRPVLMQKLLLSPLGWLIGRAFSRDGLVKSFQRIFGPRTCPTESEMDDYWSLVETHHGPRIMHKLIAYIPERRMQRDRWVQAMQRGEVPLRVIDGAIDPISGAHMVARYEALIPNADTVLLPDIGHYPHTEAPVQVLKHYLAFREIIAAPIRQMACS, encoded by the coding sequence ATGCCCATGGTCCAGATTCCGCTGCGTATCTGGCGCCAGCGCGGGCAGACCTTCATGTTTCGGGGGCACGCCATCCGCTATTGGGTGGCGGGCCACGGCGAGCCTCTGTTGCTCATCCACGGGTTCCCTACCGCCAGTTGGGACTGGCACTACCTGTGGCAGCCGCTGGCGCAGCGTTACCGGGTGATCGCCTGCGACATGCTCGGTTTCGGTGACTCCGATAAACCCGTGGATCACGCCTATAGCCTGTTGGATCAGGCCGATCTGCAGCAAGCGTTGCTGACGCATTTGAATGTGACGCAGGGAGTTCATGTGCTGGCCCACGATTATGGCGACAGCGTGGCCCAGGAGTTGATTTCCCGGCACAGCGAGGCGCGCGCCGACGTCGCCAGTTGTGTCTTTCTCAATGGTGGGCTGTTCCCCGAGACCCATCGTCCGGTGCTGATGCAGAAATTGTTGCTCAGCCCCTTGGGCTGGCTGATAGGCCGGGCCTTCTCCAGGGACGGACTGGTGAAGAGTTTTCAACGGATTTTCGGCCCCAGGACTTGCCCGACCGAAAGCGAGATGGATGATTACTGGAGCCTGGTCGAAACCCATCACGGGCCGCGGATCATGCACAAACTCATCGCCTATATTCCCGAACGACGGATGCAACGCGACCGTTGGGTGCAGGCGATGCAGCGCGGCGAAGTGCCGTTGCGGGTCATCGACGGGGCAATCGATCCGATTTCCGGTGCGCATATGGTGGCGCGTTACGAGGCCTTGATTCCGAACGCCGACACGGTGCTGTTGCCTGACATTGGCCACTATCCACACACCGAGGCACCTGTTCAGGTACTCAAGCATTACCTGGCATTTCGCGAAATCATCGCGGCGCCGATCAGGCAAATGGCCTGTTCATGA
- a CDS encoding class II aldolase/adducin family protein, translated as MSVTPIQSTPGIKDQVSAAEWQTRVDLAACYRLVALHGWDDLIFTHISAKVPGTEDFLINPFGLMFHEITASSLVKVDQAGNKLMPSPYEINPAGYTIHSAVHEVRHDVMCVLHTHTAAGVAVSAQEQGVLPISQQSLFVLSSLAYHPYEGVALNPEEKARLQADLGDSNFLMLHNHGLLTCGGTIADTFLMMFIFQRSCDIQVLAQTGGAELIVIEPQVLAGARAMVAGVTRSAQGMGGALAWPALLRKLDQQDPGYKS; from the coding sequence GTGAGCGTGACGCCCATTCAATCGACACCCGGCATCAAGGATCAGGTCAGCGCCGCCGAATGGCAAACCCGCGTCGATCTTGCCGCCTGTTACAGGCTGGTCGCGCTGCACGGCTGGGACGATCTGATCTTTACCCATATCTCCGCCAAGGTCCCCGGCACCGAAGATTTCCTTATCAATCCGTTCGGGTTGATGTTCCATGAAATCACCGCGTCGAGCCTGGTCAAGGTCGACCAGGCCGGCAACAAGCTGATGCCCAGCCCCTATGAGATAAACCCGGCGGGTTACACCATTCACAGTGCGGTGCACGAGGTGCGGCACGATGTGATGTGTGTGCTGCACACCCACACGGCCGCCGGTGTCGCGGTATCGGCGCAAGAACAGGGCGTGCTGCCGATCAGCCAGCAATCGCTGTTCGTGCTGTCGAGCCTGGCGTATCACCCTTACGAAGGGGTCGCCCTCAATCCTGAAGAGAAGGCCCGCCTGCAAGCGGACCTGGGCGACAGTAATTTCCTGATGCTTCACAACCACGGTCTGCTGACCTGTGGCGGCACCATCGCCGATACCTTCCTGATGATGTTCATTTTCCAGCGATCCTGTGACATCCAGGTCCTGGCGCAGACCGGCGGCGCCGAGTTGATCGTGATCGAGCCCCAGGTGCTGGCCGGTGCCCGGGCGATGGTTGCCGGGGTGACCCGAAGCGCCCAAGGCATGGGTGGCGCGCTGGCCTGGCCGGCCTTGCTGCGCAAACTCGATCAGCAAGATCCGGGTTATAAAAGCTGA
- a CDS encoding flavodoxin — protein sequence MKVAILSGSVYGTAEEVARHAAKLLDDAGFQTFHNPRATLADIQAFGPQALLAITSTTGMGELPDNLMPLYSTIRDQLPASFRGLPGAVIGLGDASYGDTFCGGGEQMHELFAELGVHEVLPMLRLDASESVTPESDAEPWLGELIAALRH from the coding sequence ATGAAAGTCGCCATCCTTTCCGGCTCCGTATACGGCACCGCCGAAGAAGTCGCCCGGCATGCCGCCAAATTGCTTGATGACGCCGGTTTCCAGACATTCCACAATCCGCGGGCAACCCTGGCGGATATCCAGGCGTTTGGCCCGCAGGCGTTGCTGGCCATAACGTCCACTACCGGCATGGGCGAGCTGCCGGACAACCTGATGCCATTGTATTCGACGATTCGCGACCAATTGCCCGCGTCGTTTCGCGGCCTGCCCGGTGCGGTGATCGGCCTCGGGGATGCCAGCTATGGCGATACGTTCTGCGGTGGTGGCGAGCAGATGCACGAATTGTTCGCCGAGCTGGGCGTGCACGAGGTGCTGCCCATGTTACGCCTGGATGCCAGTGAGAGTGTGACGCCGGAAAGCGATGCCGAGCCCTGGCTGGGCGAATTGATCGCTGCATTGCGCCATTGA
- a CDS encoding PAS domain-containing protein yields the protein MINAHLMQLVISASNDGIVIAEKEGDEDNILIYVNPAFERLTGYSRDEILYQDCRFLQSGDRDQPALEHIRMALKQGGSCRQVLRNYRKDGTPFWNELSLSTVKNQADGHTYFVGVQKDVTIQVKAQQRIAQLEKELAEARETIARLDATNGANKTAN from the coding sequence ATGATTAATGCTCACTTGATGCAGTTGGTGATCAGCGCTTCGAACGACGGGATCGTCATCGCCGAAAAGGAAGGCGACGAAGACAATATCCTGATTTATGTAAACCCGGCGTTTGAACGGCTGACCGGCTACAGCCGCGACGAGATCCTCTACCAGGACTGCCGTTTCCTGCAGTCCGGCGATCGCGATCAACCGGCCCTGGAGCATATCCGCATGGCCTTGAAGCAAGGCGGATCATGCCGACAGGTCCTTCGCAACTATCGCAAGGACGGCACGCCGTTCTGGAATGAGCTGTCGTTGTCGACCGTGAAAAACCAGGCTGACGGGCACACTTATTTCGTCGGCGTGCAGAAGGACGTGACAATTCAGGTGAAGGCTCAACAGCGAATCGCCCAACTCGAAAAGGAGTTGGCTGAAGCACGGGAGACTATTGCGCGCCTGGATGCGACGAACGGCGCAAACAAAACGGCGAATTAA
- a CDS encoding MerR family transcriptional regulator — protein MSVIIEENLAFQAAVALKSEDLFPIREVARVTGVNPVTLRAWERRYGLIQPTRTESGHRLYSLSDIEKVRSILAWIERGVAVSKVGKILARTESVQPASRFISPDLVRADYAQWQQLVAEAVGNFDDVELDRVYGQIFSSYTAPVVFQDILMPLWRALLQRQHEFGQTSEWLFFDGFLRSRVMQRLLLKRETSSRRVLVSAIAGQCRELELLVTTLFISRAEVDVRVMTVGQPFDELTLICQKIKPLALVLVSNHAPAAELPKRLNKLAMSLDCPVMLAGDASDLAQESLAGSSIACLGNEGMLMRQRLRQFLAGNLDT, from the coding sequence ATGAGCGTGATCATCGAAGAGAACCTTGCGTTTCAGGCCGCCGTGGCTTTGAAAAGCGAGGACTTGTTTCCCATCCGCGAAGTGGCACGGGTGACGGGCGTGAATCCGGTGACGTTGCGCGCGTGGGAGCGGCGCTACGGCCTCATCCAGCCCACACGCACCGAAAGCGGGCACCGCCTGTATTCATTGAGCGATATCGAAAAGGTTCGCAGCATTCTCGCCTGGATCGAACGCGGGGTAGCGGTTAGCAAGGTGGGAAAAATTCTCGCCAGGACCGAGTCGGTGCAGCCAGCCTCCAGGTTCATTTCGCCCGATCTGGTGCGCGCCGATTACGCCCAGTGGCAACAGCTCGTGGCTGAAGCAGTCGGCAACTTTGACGATGTGGAGCTGGATCGGGTCTATGGACAGATTTTTTCCAGCTATACGGCACCGGTCGTCTTCCAGGACATCCTGATGCCGCTCTGGCGAGCATTGCTCCAACGCCAACATGAGTTCGGGCAGACCAGTGAGTGGCTGTTTTTCGACGGTTTCTTGCGCTCGCGTGTCATGCAACGACTCTTGCTGAAGCGCGAAACTTCGTCGCGCCGGGTCCTGGTCAGCGCCATAGCCGGCCAATGCCGGGAATTGGAGTTGCTGGTCACGACGCTATTCATCTCCAGGGCGGAGGTGGATGTCAGGGTCATGACTGTCGGCCAACCCTTTGACGAATTGACCCTGATTTGCCAGAAGATCAAGCCGTTGGCACTGGTACTGGTTTCCAATCATGCGCCGGCCGCGGAGCTGCCCAAGCGCCTGAACAAACTGGCGATGAGCCTGGATTGCCCGGTCATGCTCGCCGGCGATGCGTCCGACCTGGCGCAGGAAAGCCTGGCAGGCTCTTCCATCGCTTGCCTGGGAAATGAGGGCATGCTGATGCGCCAACGCTTGCGTCAATTTCTGGCGGGCAACCTGGATACTTGA
- a CDS encoding antibiotic biosynthesis monooxygenase: MSASPVTLMVARRVANGRYQDLIAWLREGEQLATDFPGYLGSGVLAPPPEDDEFQIIFRFADEQTLHAWEHSASRTAWLGRGSELFADPSEHRVRGIDGWFGAANQRPPRWKQAVAIWLAFFPVSLLFNFLLGPLLGELGLLSRVLISTLILTPLMVYLFIPLSTHLLANWLAGPPQRPVPATQNH, from the coding sequence ATGTCTGCCTCCCCCGTCACGTTGATGGTTGCCCGCCGCGTCGCCAATGGCCGCTATCAGGACCTGATCGCCTGGTTGCGTGAAGGCGAGCAATTGGCGACCGACTTCCCCGGCTACCTGGGCTCAGGCGTACTTGCGCCGCCGCCCGAAGACGACGAATTCCAGATCATCTTCCGTTTCGCCGATGAGCAGACCCTGCATGCATGGGAACATTCGGCTTCGCGCACGGCTTGGCTGGGACGCGGCAGCGAGCTATTTGCCGACCCATCCGAACATCGTGTGCGCGGCATCGACGGCTGGTTTGGCGCCGCCAACCAGCGCCCGCCGCGCTGGAAACAGGCGGTGGCTATCTGGCTGGCGTTTTTTCCGGTTTCGTTATTGTTCAATTTCCTGCTGGGGCCATTACTGGGTGAACTGGGCCTGTTGAGCCGGGTGCTGATCAGCACGCTCATCCTGACGCCGCTGATGGTGTATCTGTTTATCCCGTTATCGACCCACTTGCTGGCGAACTGGCTCGCCGGCCCACCGCAACGACCAGTGCCGGCGACGCAGAATCATTGA
- the folM gene encoding dihydromonapterin reductase has translation MPTAPILITGAAQRVGLHCARRLLEDGHPVIATYRTERPGVQTLRDSGATVLFADFSSEAGILAFIEQLKQHTDQLRAIVHNASAWLAETPGDEAAAFSAMFGVHMLAPYLINLQCAELLQRSVPADIVHISDDVTRKGSSRHIAYCATKAGLESLTLSFAAKYAPAIKVNGIAPALLLFNPDDDAAYRAKALAKSALGFEPGSEVIYQSLRYLLDNPYVTGTTLTVNGGRHIK, from the coding sequence ATGCCTACCGCTCCGATCCTCATCACCGGCGCAGCCCAGCGTGTCGGCCTGCACTGCGCCCGTCGGTTGCTGGAAGACGGGCATCCGGTCATCGCCACCTATCGCACCGAACGCCCGGGCGTGCAGACGCTACGGGACTCAGGGGCCACGGTGCTGTTTGCCGACTTTTCCAGTGAAGCGGGAATCCTTGCCTTCATCGAACAACTCAAGCAGCACACCGACCAGCTACGCGCCATTGTGCATAACGCCTCGGCCTGGCTGGCCGAAACTCCAGGCGATGAGGCGGCCGCTTTCAGCGCAATGTTTGGCGTGCACATGCTCGCGCCCTACCTGATCAACCTGCAGTGCGCCGAACTGCTGCAACGCTCGGTGCCGGCCGATATCGTGCACATCAGTGATGACGTGACGCGCAAGGGCAGCAGCCGGCACATCGCCTATTGCGCCACCAAGGCCGGGCTCGAGAGCCTGACCTTGTCGTTTGCGGCAAAATACGCACCCGCCATCAAGGTCAACGGTATCGCCCCGGCCCTGCTACTGTTCAATCCCGACGACGATGCGGCCTATCGGGCCAAGGCCCTGGCCAAATCCGCGCTGGGTTTCGAGCCGGGCAGTGAAGTGATCTACCAGAGCCTGCGTTATCTGCTGGACAACCCCTACGTCACCGGCACGACCCTGACCGTCAACGGTGGGCGGCACATCAAATAA
- the folE gene encoding GTP cyclohydrolase I FolE, which produces MALSPEHYREILIGLGEDPEREGLLDTPVRAAKAMQYLCHGYEQSIEQIVNGALFASDGDEMVIVADIELYSLCEHHLLPFIGKAHVAYIPTGKVLGLSKIARLVDMFARRLQIQENLTRQIADAVQQVTQAAGVAVVIEAQHMCMMMRGVEKQNSTMNTSVMLGAFRESSTTRQEFLQLIRRSQ; this is translated from the coding sequence ATGGCCCTGTCGCCCGAGCATTACCGCGAGATCCTGATCGGCCTGGGCGAAGACCCGGAACGCGAAGGCCTGCTGGATACACCGGTGCGGGCCGCAAAGGCCATGCAGTACCTTTGCCATGGCTATGAACAGAGCATCGAACAGATCGTCAACGGCGCCCTGTTCGCCTCCGACGGCGATGAAATGGTGATCGTCGCCGACATCGAACTCTATTCGTTGTGCGAACATCACCTGCTGCCCTTCATCGGCAAGGCCCATGTAGCTTATATTCCTACGGGCAAGGTCCTGGGGCTGTCGAAGATCGCCCGGCTGGTGGACATGTTCGCCCGTCGCCTGCAGATCCAGGAAAACCTCACCCGGCAAATCGCTGACGCAGTGCAGCAGGTCACCCAGGCCGCCGGCGTTGCGGTGGTGATCGAAGCCCAGCACATGTGCATGATGATGCGCGGTGTCGAAAAACAGAACTCGACGATGAACACCTCGGTGATGCTCGGCGCCTTTCGCGAGTCCAGCACCACGCGCCAGGAGTTCCTGCAATTGATTCGACGGAGCCAATAA
- the folX gene encoding dihydroneopterin triphosphate 2'-epimerase → MPQLQPAMARIKVKDLRLRTFIGINEDEILNKQDVLINLTILYAAQEAVRDNDIDHALNYRTITKAIIAHVEGNRFALLERLTQELLDLVMANESVLYAEVEVDKPHALRFAESVSITLAASRAAS, encoded by the coding sequence ATGCCACAACTTCAGCCCGCCATGGCGCGCATCAAGGTCAAGGACCTGCGCCTGCGTACGTTCATTGGCATCAACGAGGACGAGATCCTCAACAAGCAGGATGTGTTGATCAACCTGACCATCCTCTACGCGGCCCAAGAGGCGGTGCGCGATAACGACATCGACCACGCCCTGAACTACCGCACCATCACCAAGGCAATCATCGCCCATGTGGAGGGCAACCGTTTCGCCTTACTCGAACGCCTGACCCAGGAACTGCTCGACCTGGTCATGGCCAACGAATCAGTGCTGTACGCTGAAGTCGAAGTCGACAAGCCGCATGCCTTGCGATTTGCCGAGTCAGTGTCGATTACGCTGGCGGCAAGCAGGGCTGCTTCGTAG
- a CDS encoding DUF1244 domain-containing protein, translated as MNDQQRLELEAAAFRRLVAHLDSRKDVQNIDLMNLAGFCRNCLSKWYKAAADERQVEVSLDDAREVVYGMPYAEWKAQYQKEASAEQQAAFAKGTPDA; from the coding sequence ATGAACGATCAACAACGCCTCGAACTCGAAGCCGCCGCCTTCCGCCGGCTGGTTGCCCATCTGGACAGCCGCAAGGATGTGCAGAACATCGACCTGATGAACCTCGCCGGTTTCTGCCGCAACTGCCTGTCCAAGTGGTACAAGGCTGCCGCCGACGAGCGTCAGGTCGAGGTCAGCCTCGACGATGCCCGCGAAGTCGTCTACGGCATGCCCTATGCCGAATGGAAAGCTCAATACCAGAAAGAAGCCAGCGCCGAACAGCAAGCGGCGTTCGCCAAAGGAACTCCCGATGCCTGA
- a CDS encoding HopJ type III effector protein, with protein sequence MPDLNTFRASLKSGEHVFADTLAFVADGYDYQPQAFNNGGVENAAGQNEGSCKTLGLALLEGLSDEEALLAFGEHYRSVLATPEGSDHGNIRALMVHGLAGVKFEAQPLQRR encoded by the coding sequence ATGCCTGACCTGAACACCTTCCGCGCCAGCCTCAAGAGTGGCGAACATGTATTTGCCGATACCCTGGCCTTTGTCGCCGATGGCTACGATTACCAGCCCCAGGCTTTTAACAACGGTGGCGTCGAGAACGCCGCCGGGCAGAACGAAGGTTCGTGCAAGACCCTGGGCCTGGCGTTGCTTGAAGGCCTGAGCGATGAAGAAGCGCTCCTGGCGTTTGGCGAGCATTACCGTTCGGTACTGGCCACGCCCGAAGGCAGTGATCACGGCAATATCCGCGCGTTGATGGTCCATGGTCTCGCCGGCGTGAAGTTCGAGGCGCAGCCGCTGCAACGGCGCTGA
- a CDS encoding aspartate aminotransferase family protein produces MSRESISQSISFVHPVSLDHGKNAEVWDTDGKRYIDFVGGIGVLNLGHCHPRVVEAIREQATRLTHYAFNAAPHRPYLELIERLARFIPVDYPVSGMLTNSGAEAAENALKIVRGATGRTAVIAFDGGFHGRTLATLNLNGKVAPYKQKVGVLPGPVYHLPYPSQDNGVTCAEALKAMDRLFSVEIDVNDVACFIVEPVQGEAGFLTMDIAFAQALRQFCDDKGIVLVIDEIQSGFGRTGQRFAFSRLGIEPDLILLGKSIAGGVPLGAVMGRKALMDNLPKGGLGGTYSGNPIACAAALATLDEMTDANLRAWGARQEEAIVSRYESWRRRGLSPYLGRLTGVGAMRGIELAHADGTPASAQLTQLLAAARDSGLLLMPSGKSRHIIRLLAPLTTEPAVLEEGLDILEACLAKLG; encoded by the coding sequence ATGAGCCGCGAAAGCATCAGCCAATCGATTTCCTTCGTTCATCCCGTCAGCCTCGACCATGGAAAAAACGCCGAAGTCTGGGACACGGATGGCAAGCGCTACATTGATTTTGTCGGCGGCATCGGCGTGCTGAATCTCGGCCACTGTCATCCGCGTGTCGTCGAGGCGATTCGCGAGCAAGCCACCCGGTTGACCCACTATGCGTTCAATGCCGCACCGCACCGGCCTTATCTCGAATTGATCGAGCGCCTGGCAAGATTCATCCCGGTGGACTATCCGGTTAGCGGCATGCTTACCAACAGCGGCGCCGAGGCAGCGGAGAACGCCTTGAAAATCGTCCGCGGCGCCACGGGGCGCACCGCCGTGATCGCGTTTGATGGCGGCTTCCACGGCCGGACCCTGGCCACCCTCAACCTCAACGGCAAGGTTGCGCCCTACAAACAGAAAGTCGGTGTCCTGCCCGGGCCGGTCTATCACCTGCCCTATCCCAGCCAGGACAACGGCGTGACCTGTGCCGAAGCCTTGAAAGCCATGGACCGGCTGTTCAGCGTTGAGATCGACGTAAACGACGTAGCCTGTTTCATCGTCGAGCCGGTGCAGGGCGAAGCCGGATTCCTGACGATGGACATAGCCTTCGCCCAGGCGCTGCGCCAGTTCTGTGACGACAAGGGCATCGTGTTGGTCATCGATGAGATCCAGTCCGGTTTCGGCCGTACCGGCCAACGTTTTGCATTTTCGCGGCTGGGCATCGAACCGGACCTGATCCTGCTGGGCAAGAGCATCGCCGGCGGTGTCCCGCTGGGGGCGGTGATGGGACGCAAAGCCCTGATGGACAACCTGCCCAAGGGCGGCCTCGGCGGCACCTATTCTGGCAACCCTATCGCCTGCGCTGCCGCGCTGGCGACCCTGGACGAGATGACCGACGCGAACCTGCGGGCCTGGGGCGCACGCCAGGAAGAGGCCATAGTGAGCCGCTACGAATCCTGGCGCCGTCGCGGGCTGTCCCCCTATCTGGGGCGGTTGACCGGAGTCGGCGCCATGCGCGGCATCGAACTGGCCCACGCCGATGGCACTCCGGCGTCGGCTCAATTGACGCAATTGTTGGCGGCGGCACGGGACTCGGGCTTGCTACTGATGCCCAGCGGCAAATCCCGGCACATCATTCGGCTGCTGGCGCCGTTGACGACCGAGCCGGCGGTGCTGGAAGAGGGATTGGATATTCTCGAGGCGTGCCTGGCGAAACTGGGCTGA
- the trxB gene encoding thioredoxin-disulfide reductase, translating into MSEVRHSRVIILGSGPAGYSAAVYAARANLKPLLITGMQAGGQLTTTTEVDNWPGDVHGLTGPALMERMKEHAERFETEIVFDHINAVDFAAKPYTLTGDSATYTCDALIIATGASARYLGLPSEEAFMGKGVSACATCDGFFYRNKPVAVVGGGNTAVEEALYLANIASTVTLIHRRETFRAEKILIDKLNARVAEGKIILKLNATLDEVLGDNMGVTGARLKNNDGSFDEIKVDGVFIAIGHTPNTSLFEGQLELKDGYLVVKGGRDGNATATSVEGIFAAGDVADHVYRQAITSAGAGCMAALDTERYLDGLQNVSF; encoded by the coding sequence ATGTCTGAAGTCCGTCATTCGCGAGTGATTATCCTCGGTTCCGGCCCCGCCGGTTACAGCGCCGCGGTCTATGCGGCACGTGCCAACCTCAAGCCGTTGCTGATCACCGGCATGCAGGCCGGCGGTCAATTGACCACCACCACTGAAGTCGACAACTGGCCGGGTGATGTCCATGGCCTGACCGGTCCGGCCTTGATGGAACGCATGAAGGAACACGCCGAGCGCTTCGAGACCGAGATCGTTTTCGACCACATCAACGCCGTGGATTTCGCCGCCAAGCCCTACACCCTGACCGGCGACAGCGCGACCTACACTTGTGACGCCCTGATCATCGCCACCGGCGCCAGCGCGCGCTACCTGGGCCTGCCATCGGAAGAAGCTTTCATGGGCAAAGGCGTGTCCGCCTGCGCCACCTGCGATGGTTTCTTCTACCGCAACAAGCCGGTCGCCGTGGTCGGTGGCGGCAACACAGCTGTCGAGGAAGCGCTGTACCTGGCCAACATCGCCAGCACGGTCACGCTGATCCACCGTCGCGAAACGTTCCGCGCCGAGAAGATCCTGATCGACAAGCTCAACGCCCGCGTCGCCGAAGGCAAGATCATCCTCAAGCTCAACGCGACCCTGGACGAAGTGCTGGGCGACAACATGGGCGTGACCGGTGCACGCCTGAAGAACAACGACGGCAGCTTTGACGAGATCAAGGTCGACGGCGTCTTCATCGCCATCGGCCACACGCCGAACACCTCGTTGTTCGAAGGCCAGCTGGAACTCAAGGACGGCTACCTGGTGGTCAAGGGCGGTCGCGACGGCAACGCCACGGCCACCAGCGTCGAAGGTATCTTCGCGGCCGGCGACGTGGCCGACCACGTCTACCGCCAGGCGATCACCTCGGCCGGCGCCGGTTGCATGGCGGCCCTGGACACCGAGCGTTACCTGGATGGCTTGCAGAACGTTTCGTTCTGA